The sequence TGTGCTGGTCTCCAGGGCGATGAAGGTACTGTGGTTCTCTACACTGCAGTGCCTGCAAGTTACGTGCACCTGTGCCCTTAGTAAGTGACTAGCGTGACAGGGCTGGGACTGTCcttagacagggtcttgttatccAGCACGGGGTGCCCTCAAACttacaaccctcctgcctcagcctccttagtacCGCTACACCTGGCTTCCACAATGCCATTTCTAATGACTGAATTCACACATGCCCAGGTACTGTCCGAAAATGGCTCCACCTCCCCTCATGTCCCCTCTTCCCTAATTTGTTCCGTGGACATCAAgtgtttttgttctgctttgtctCCACAGATCTGAGGATCCGGAAGGTCCTGTCAGCCCATTCCAAACATCCTGAAGACACCAGTGACCAAGACTCAGTGGCTGGAGCCGGTGCTATGTGCCCATGGAGCTACAGGCTCTGGGTGCCTCTGCCCAGTCCTGACTGCTAGCCTCAGAGAAGTCAAAGGCCTGGGCCACATTCAAGAGTGTCAGTAGACAGATGTACCTCAGGCCGTGGGTCTCCTAAGCAGGCCGCTGGACTAGGCCACTGGGGAAGAAGATGCCAGCCAAGGGGCGTTACTTCTTAAATGAAGGTGACGAGGGCCCCAACCAGGCAAAGCTCTATGAGAAGTACCGCCTCACCAGCCAGCATGGGCCACTGCTGCTCTTGCTCCTTTTGGTGGCTGTGGCCGTCTGCGTAGCGCTCATCAGCATCACCTTCAGTCATGAGGTAAGGGCCCGGGCTAGGGCACTCTGGCCCTCCTGCTCCTATGGGAAAACTTTGGCACTATGGTCCCTGTCTgaagcttcattttcttcttttgtaaactGCTAGGTGGATGAAAAACCAGTCAATTTGAATTTGATCTTGAagtctgattgattttagttattATATTAATTGTATGAAATCaccctcagttttttttttttcaccatgaAATTCAATCTGTTAAAAGATCTGAGTCAAGGCTTCCCTTATCTGACCACAGCAGACATCACCAGTCAATCCCTGTATTCCTTTCTGAATCTGGTTACGAtcctggaatttttttcctttacctcatcttccttctccttcccttacttccccttctcctccttttcctcttcttcctcctccttgccatcttatttttctttatttttctttttctttcttaaagacagggcctcattatgtagcccaggctggccttgaattcatagccTCTTAAACGCTGGCATAGGCTCCTTGCCACTGTCAGAGCAGATGGTATCTCTCCTGACCTGTGCCCTTGCTCTACTGCAGCCACTAGCCATGTGCCGTTGTTGGTCACTTGGCATATGACCAAGAGAGAACCTGGCtttggtttttcttcattttcttgctgATGGTTGTAAATGCAGCCAGAAGTTCCTGAAGTGATATCAGAGGCTGCAGGCAGTTCTGTGTTGGCAGCCAGTGCCCTGGTGGAGCGGAAAGGGGACAGCTGGACCTTACAGCTACAGCACATACGCCCCTTTCCTGTCACTGCCCAGAGGCAGACGGTGCATCTGCCCTAGTGACGCTTAGGGTCTGTGGGGGGACCCAGGATCTTCTGGGTCCATCTGTAGCCTGGATCCTCATCCCCACCTGCACCTCTCCTCCAGTGCCACCTCTGTGGGGTGCCtgtgttgggactaatgagtcctggccttcagctgctcttccctgctagaaccttctaattgaagttactagaagctgtgcctagcttagaggatcaaaggatgggattttcacctgttggccattgactgcagtgtatttaagcctccatggtgctattaaagaggggctttttggTACCGGTGTTGAAAGGTCTgcgtgttggtctgtctctgtgtatgtttcttcaacctccagcccctttccctggAGCTCGagaactggggtctagcgcatagGGCGCAGACCGGGGCCGCGGTGTGCGGCATGCCTGCTCTTTGTGTCCCCCCAAAAACCAGTTCTTTAGTCAGTCTCTCCTCCCGGGCTTAAGCGAGGCTTTACCTGAGGAAAACCGtgttctggctctgtggttgCACCTGTCCCCCACAGGGGAGCAGTGGTCTCTTAGGGCAGAGTGGGGGTGCTCAAGCTGCTGCAATGGCTGGGAAAGGCGGCGCTAACAGAAATGGCATTACACACAGGCCTCAGGTTATGGGGAGATCAGTGTCAGGGGAGTCCAGCACTGCTGTGTGGAAGGGGCTGTGGGTAGATTTCTGGAGGAGTGGGCGCTCCACTGGAGAAAGTCAGGGTACTCTCTGTTTGCTCTACCCAGGATCCCCCGAGGCACAAGGCTCTCCTGGGCACTGCGTTCTTCCTGCTGACGCTGTTTGTGGCTCTCTACGTGCTGGTGTATGTTGAGTGCCTGGTGCGGCGGTGGCTGCAGGCCTTGGCTCTgttcacctggctctgcctcatgCTGCTCGGCTCCGTGCTGATGTGGGACTCCTGGAAGAACGAAGCCTGTGCGTGGGAGCAGGTAACGGTGGGAGTCAACGTCACTGGGCTTGGGTGCAGCAGCTTCTGTCCGCTTGTGGCCTTGGGGTTTATGGGAGTATGCTGTGGTCTCCCTGCAAGCTAGGGCACTGGGTTTAAGATGGCCCCAAGCTGACTCTCTTCCCAGAGTGCCCCTTTGGAGATCTGGCACTTTGGATAGAACCTGTTTGATTAAAGATGACCAAATTGCAACTCAAGAAGGCAAAAAAAGCACCTATGGGCTCGAGTGTCAGGAAGAACCGAGTAGGACGAGCCCTTGCTCCAGTAGCTTGGCCCCTTTGCACCCGCTCTCCTCTGGGTTAATTTGTTCCTGAGCAGCCTGTCCCCAGCTAGAGGCTGAGATGGCTGTTCACTCAGTAGGACAGACGTGCCACGTGACAGCTGGAGACCTTGGTTGAGCTGCACCAGCCTGGCCTGGTTAGTCACAGTTGCCTTCAAGTGGCATCCTGTGAGCACAGCCTGTGCCATTTTCTGTGATTGGATGGGCTCAGACTGGTGATTGGGTGGGCTCAGGCTGTGATTGGGTGGGCTCAGGCCGTGATTGAGCTGACTCAATCTGTGATTGGGCGTGCTCAGACTGTGATTGGGTGAGCTCAGGCTGTGATTGGGCGGACTCAGACTGTGGGTAGGCTCAGGCTATGATTGGATGGGCTCAGGCTCATGAAACCAtaggcaggcagggctggagtGGGAGGCAACAAGTGAGCCTGCCCCATCCCAGCCTTCCAGTGGTTATCAGGCCAACAGCTGAGCTCAATGACACAGAAACTCAGTATTCAGGTGATGAACAGGGCTCTTTAGGTCTCCCTGTTCTGCTGTGTCTGTTCCTGTGCCTCACCATGTAGGGGAGAGATGAGAGATCCCAGGGTTGGGATGTCCCAGGTGCCGAGAGGCTGAGGACCTTTCCTCCTATGTGGTCCTGGGCCATGTTGACTCTCGGGGTGCACTGTCCTCCAGGTGCCGTTCTTCCTGTTCATCGTCTTTGTGGTGTACGCCTTGCTGCCCCTCAGCACTCGGGCAGCCATCACAGTGGGGATGGTCTCCACCATCTCCCACCTCCTGGTGTTTGGAGCTGTGACCGGAACCTCCAAGACCGCCATGTCTGGCGCacagctgggactgcaggtgagGGAGGCCGGGTGGGGGCCGGCTCCAGCCTGGTGGAGGGTGAGCTTGGGGGCTATGTTTGCAGACCTGTGGTAGCAGGCAGGGCCCCATCTTGTCTGCCTTAACTGCTGGTCTAGGATATTCTAGACTCAGGTCCTAGCTGTGCTCAGGGTCCTGCCCTGAGTGACTCTCCCCAGGACCCTGACCTAGGTTCTTAACACCCCGGTCTTGGTATTTTCACTCTGTTGAGTAAGTGTGCCCCCAGTTCACATCATTGAGGTGCAGGGACGTGTCTTCTGACTGGCCTAAATGCCACTTCTGGGGGAGAGGTCAGAGCTCTGGGCAGCCAGCTGGGTTCTGTACCTTCTTTCTGTGGTTGGGTTCAGAGCTCAGTGAGGTAGCCAGCATCTCCTTGGAAGTACTTGGCATCCCTGGACCGGTACCATCCAGGGATAACGGATAGAGCATGTTGTCTGGTGGGGCAAAGAAGGCCCAAGTTTTGGTCCTGTGGTCATAGCAACTCACTGGGGAATCAACTGCCACCTGGACCTCAGTTTTCTGCCGAAGCCAGGGAAAAACAACGACGGGAAGAGTGTTTGGGTCAGGCAATGGGGGACaaatgccaccatgtctgctgggggggggggagtcatgCTGAGCAAGTGCGCTGGCTAGACCATGCTGAGCCTTACTTGCCCTCGGCTGCCCTCAGCTTCTGGCCAACGCCATTATCCTCCTGGGCGGGAACTTCACGGGGGCCTTTCACAAGCACCAGCTACAGGATGCTTCCCGGGACCTCTTCATCTACACCGTCAAGTGTATCCAGATCCGCCGGAAGCTGCGTGTGGAGAAGTGCCAGCAGGTAGGGACCTAcgtcctctcttcccttctccccaactGCTGTGGACCCCACCTTGTCCTGCGCATGTGGCCCATGTGGCTGGTGCCTTGAGGGTCTCAGTCCTCGGAGCTTTGGTGACAGGGACTGTAGGTGCTCTGTCAGGGTGACCCCGTGTACATATAACCCATCAGGAAACAGTGTCACAGGTAGAGTCCGTGGGAAGAAGTGAGGTGCAGGTGGCTGGCCGGGGCCTGGGGatgctctgcctgcctccactgTCCTCCCACTGGTCTGCCCTTCTGTGCCCAGGAGAACCTGCTGCTCTCGGTGTTGCCAGCCCATATATCCATGGGCATGAAGCTGGCCATCATTGAGCGCCTCAAAGAGGGCGGTGACCGCCGCCACATGCCCGACAACAACTTTCACAGCCTCTACGTCAAGCGGCACCAGAATGTCAGGTGGGCGGGGCTCGGGAAATGGTATCCTTTGAGAATCCGGCCACCACTCCCCTTTCCCTGGGCAAATAGCGCTCTGTTGGGAGCCTCAATCCATGCAGATTGGCGGCCAGCTACTtccttgggcctcagtttctctttgtttctccttccttccttccttccttccttccttccttccttccttccttccttccgctctttctgttctttcttttcttcctttttttttttcctagagttgagaactgaacccagggccctgcgcttgctagacaagcactctaccactgagctaaatccccagcccctctccttgATTCTTCATGGGGAGAATCAGATCAAGGCTCTTAAAGGGCTAGGGTGGTATTAGAGGAAGAAGACCCAGTGTTCCCCCCAAATCAGAGCGGGTTACGTGACGTGAATTAGCCGGACAattgggtggggagagaggggcaTTTATTTCTGATGATTCTCCCTAAAGGAGGTGATACCCCTGAGCTTGGTGACCGGGTGTCCCTGTCCTTACCTGGCCTTACTGATAGGTGCAGGATCTCTTGTGGGGTGTACTGTGGCCACTTTGAACTCTACCTGGGTCTCTGCCCGAGGGCCAGTGTTATGTCCCAGCAGACATCTTTTAGTACAAGTCAGGGCTATATCTATTGCCTGGGGTCTCACAGGACAAGGAACACAACAAGGCCTGAGGGCTTTGCCACCTACCGCCCCGGACCTCAGCTTGATTCTTTTAGGGCCTGGGGAGAAtaggagagagggggagttgtATTCCCGGAGTTGAGGTCTCTTGGCTCTCTGGGTTCAGtggcagagaagaggggagggtgcTCTGTCCTGTTGTAGTGAGAGGCCTCCGGAGCTAGGATGGGTCAAGCTGGCCAGGAgcatctcttctggcctttgggactgatggggcagaggcagggccgCCTCCCAGGGATCTGATCCAAGCTCTGTCCACCTGGACTAGCATCCTGTATGCAGACATCGTGGGCTTCACGCGGCTGGCCAGTGACTGCTCCCCCAAGGAGCTGGTGGTGGTGCTCAATGAGCTGTTCGGGAAATTCGACCAGATTGCCAAGGTGAGCCTGGGCATGCCGTCAGCCCGCCGCTGCGGTCACAGGACATCACGTGCTCCATGAGCTGGGAGTGGATGGGAGGCAGGGCTGAGGGCTACTGTTTGGGTAGGAGGTGatttctgtgtatccctgtgaGCTGGGTGCCAGGGTACATCCGCCTCAGCAGATGTAGAACAAGGCTGAGTGCGTGCCTGGAGTGTTTATGGGTCCAGAGCAGATGGCGACTTAGACTTGGAATCTGCAAGTGGCTTTTAGTCTGGCAGCCTTGCCTTACCTTTGGGGGTCTGGGAGCAGCCGGAATGCCCAGCCTCACTCAGAGTCTTGGCTTGACAAAGTCCCAGGTGAAGTGTGCATATaagaagcagggcagtggtggcgcacacctttaatcccaacagaagcaggtggatctctgtgagtttgaggccagcctggtctacagagtgagtgccaggacagctagggctgttacacagagaaaccctaccttgaaaaacaaaacaaaatgaaactttgaGAAGCCTTCTAAAGGAACCCATGGCCTagtatgatggcacatgccttcaatcccaacacttgggaggcagaactggctgatctctgggagtttgaggccagtggtggggagggggcagagaaagacACTGACTCAGACTCGGGGCAGGGGACAAGGCCTGGAGCAGACACAAAACTGTCTCCAGGACGTGAAGAGCTCAGTGTGTGTCAAGCAGAGTATCAGGGAAATAGACAAGGACGTAGTGGCCTAGGCAGAGCAGGGTTTGTCCTTCTGGCGCTGAGAAGCCTGGCATACCAAACAGgaatgggttttctttctttttaaaaaaataatttttattttatgtgccttggtgttttgcttaTATGTAGTAGGTGTTAGGgggctggatcccctggaattggaactacagacagttgtgagctgccgtgtgggtgctgggaattgaacccaggtcctcagagcagtcagtgctcttaaccactgtgccatctctccagtcctccaatGCTCTTCTTCTAGGGCTGTGTCGGCTCTGGTCTCCTGggcccttcctccttctcctgggTAGACCTCCCAGTCCCATTGATTTAGTCCCAGCCTTCTGCTTGCATGGTCATTCCGCAGCTGCAGGGTTTGTATCTGTAGCCTACTGTTGTGTCCTCTTACCTGGCCAAGTATACAGTAGGTGCTCAAACATTACATAGGCAAATAAGAAAGACAGTCTCTCCTGCATGGTCCTTACTAAGCCTTGCTTTTTTCTGGGTTCCTGGCTGGGTCTCTCCAGGTCCTCTTGCCAGGCTCTGCAGCAGCCTTGAAGGCCATTCACTGCAGGGAGGAGCCCAGCTGGCCCAGGCCTGCCCTGAGCATGCCCCTTGCTTGCTTACCCCACAGGCCAACGAGTGCATGCGGATCAAGATCCTGGGTGACTGCTACTACTGCGTATCGGGCCTGCCTGTGTCGCTGCCCACCCACGCCCGCAACTGCGTGAAGATGGGTCTGGACATATGTGAGGCCATTAAGTAGGTGCAGGTGGGCCAGGGCCCAGGAGCTTGTCCCCCAGCCAAACTCCAAACCGAGGCGGGTGGGGTGTGAGGCTTGCCTGGATTCTCAGCATGCCGTGTTTAGGATGCAGACTCCTTCTCTTGGCCTCCCTTCCTCTGGGCCCACCTGGGGCTTCAAGTTCCAGAAGCATCTGAAAAGCTGGgttaggccaggcatggtggtgcacacctataatcctagcactgaggaggctgaggcaggtggatctctgagtttgaggccagcctggtctacatagcaagttccaggactacatagagagaccctgtttcaaaaaacaaaccaaaccaaaatgaatgaaaagctgAGCTTGGACAGCTGGGTTCCACACTTCCAAGGACTGAGATTGTAGGAGGAGCCCAGGACAGAAAGCAGAAGGCCTTTCAGAGGCAAGGTTCAGCTCTCAGACGCCATCAGCTTTCGGTTTCTCTGGGAAGCCTCTGGTGCCAGAGGGCATCTTCATCCAGGTAGGCCTGGATCTTCTGGGCCCTTCTGCTGGCATTGGCCTGTTGGTGAGGTGCTCAGGGGTGCGCAAGAAGATTCAcgaggtggtgatggaggtggccTATCTAGGCAGCAGAGGAGGTACTCCATCTGATACCTCTTTGCCGTACCTCCAGAACTCTCCCCCAAGTAGTAGGCATAGTCCACAGTGCAGACACCCAGGCTGCCTGCCGTGGGACCCAGCATGTCTCCATTCTGCATTGTGGAGAGGCAGCTTTTGCTCCTGCTGGCTTAGCCTTGGTATCTTCAGCTCATCTGCAGCTGCAGTGGTGGACACAGGTGCTGGTACCCTGGGCCCCTAACCACCAGCTTGCCTGGGGGGTTTAGAGCTCTGCTCATGCCTGGGAAATAGGGGTGGTGCCACGTCCTGGAAGGCTCCACCTTGGTGCCACGTCCTGGAAGGCTCCACCTTGGGGCCTCCTTGTGCTGAATAGGGCTTTCATTTCCTGCAGGTGGAGTAGAGAAGCCCCCGTAGTTCTTGTCTGAGTGTTGGGTAGGGCTTAGCATCCTCTACACCCTGGCAGCCTTACCAGAATCAACAGGGCTGCCCGGCAGGGGATACCTGGGACAGAAGGTGGTGCATCAGGATAAATGGCATCCTAAGTCCCTTTCTCTTCTTACGCACCCTTGAGCTGGGTATGAACTTACACACTCCCAAGGATGGAGTTCTTGACCTCTCTGAAGAGGAACCTTTGCCTCCCTCCTTGGTGCGCTGCCATACCTGAGACCTCCAGCGTGTTCCTGAAGTGCTGTAGGTGACAGACCGCTCTGCTCCAGGCAGGTGCGTGAGGCCACAGGAGTGGACATCAGCATGCGGGTGGGTATCCACTCCGGCAATGTGCTGTGTGGGGTCATCGGGCTTCGCAAGTGGCAGTATGATGTGTGGTCCCATGACGTGTCCCTGGCCAACAGGATGGAGGCGGCTGGAGTCCCTGGGTGAGTTTCAGCAGGGCAGAGGCCAGGCTGATCCAGGGATGGGTGCCTGGGCCATGCTGCCTTATCTGACTTCTGTCTCCCCAGCCGGGTGCACATCACAGAGGCGACACTGAACCACCTGGACAAGGCGTACGAGGTGGAGGATGGGAACGGGCAGCAGCGCGACCCCTATCTGAAAGAGATGAACATCCGGACCTACCTGGTGATAGATCCTCGGGTACAAGGGCTTGGGGGTGGATGGGGGGATTGGGCAGCCTGGGAACAAGGTCCCAACTGCTCGCAACTGACCCTCAAGGCTGTGGTGAGGTGGCAGAGACTAGGAAGTAGGAGGACACTTCTTGAACTGGGCACATTCTAGGACACCAAGGAACAAcctgtttgtgtttctgtaagGAGGGGAGCAAGGACTGTGGGCATAGAGCGCCGTGTTAGTGCAGGCCCACGAAGCTAATTGCAGGAAGGTCTCTTTACCCCTGCGAAGACTCGGGAGCAGGAAATGGCCGGCAGCCTGTTCCTGGAGCTTGTGGGACTGGGACTCTCAGGTGGCTCAAGATGGCTCCTCTCCTGGAGCCCGGCTTGCTCTGGTGGCCCAACCGGAGAGGCTGCTGGGTTTCTCTGCTGACTGCTCCAAGCTGGCAGTCTGTTGCCTTTTGTTGTCTTTGGACTTAACCTCCTGAATCATCCGTGGAGTTTGCTCCAGAATGGTGGCAGGagcttcttcctgctctcttgGTTCTGGTCCTTGGCTATGCCTGGCTGCAGCCTGCAAACCCACCTAACTCCCATTGCCTGTCTTTGGCTGCCCACAGGGCAGCCCCCACATACAGGAAAATGCCTGCTCCTGGCCTTATTGTCCCCATGTAGTCTTATTTATCCTTTTCCTTGTTTGTCATTTATGCTGTCCAAGACCATTGCCCCTCTAGCCCACAGATGGCCCAGCTCTGCTCTGAGCATGTGCTTAGTGGCTTTGAAATGGATGAAGCCCCAACCTAAAAGACATCTGCAGGCGTGGTTCCAAAACCCACTCTGAGGGCTGCCAGCCCGAGCTGGCACAATTGCAGGATGCTGGTCAGACTCTGGCCAGGCTTCAGAGAAGCAGCagcgcgcgtgcgtgcatgtgtgtgtgtgtgtgtgtgtgtgtgcgcgcgcgggTCACTGGCAGTGTGGGACTGTCGCTCTGCCTGGTCCCTCTCTCCAGCATGTTCATCCATTTATTCACGTAGCTGGCAGTTGAGAGGGACCTGTAGGAgttcctcttctttcttgtcttcagcCAGCATGTGACCAGGGCAGCCAGCAGGAGAAGAGCCTCAGAGGGTTTAAAGAGGTTTCTATGCTCAGAGACTCTGGAAGTTTCCAGTAAATTTGTCACTGTGCTTTGGCCAGGTCTGGGGCTGTAGGAAGGCTGCTGCCTGTTGGTGTTGGCAAGTCTGAAGAGAAGGGTTCTGGAGGGAGTGTCTGAGATGTGGGGGGGGCGAGGAAGGGAAGAGCCTCAGCAGACACAAGGTAGCCTATGCTTGTCTAATGATCTTGGGACTTTCTTTacctctcttgcttccagccaTACCTGGCTGCCCTGACTGGCAAAGGCCCAGGCATGTGTTAAGGGGGCCTTAGGGTTCAGTGGCACTGggacaggaggcagagctggacCTTCCCTGGGCCTGGGTAAACCACTGAGGCCCCAGGATGGTGCTGGGCCCAGCAAGTGTGTGGCAGATGGGCCTGGTGCTGAGCTGGGTGTGGAGTGGGCTGGCGCTTTTAGTAGCTGTGTCTCTAAGTTCAGGCCAACACACATCTTCCTCCCATTGCCCTCACTGGAAGGAGCATGTGTAAACCacatgtgggtgggtggggcagggcTCCCGCTTATGCTTCCTCAAGGATGGCTGAACTTGAGCTGTGTGGCCATCAGCCTCTTCCTGACTTGGGGCTTCAGCTGGTCCCCAGGGTACCCCACGCTTCAAGAAGAGGCTCAGAAACTTAATACTTTCCCCTTTAGCAGACCAGCCAATGCTCCAGGCGTGCTCACATGCATGCCAGGGATGCCAGAGAGGGGAACAGGCAGGACAGGTCATGTCTATGTGTTTACAGAGCCAGcagccacccccacccagccATCACCTCCCCAAGCCCAAGGGGGATGCGACCCTGAAGATGCGGGCTTCAGTGCGTGTAACCCGTTATCTCGAGTCCTGGGGTGCAGCGCGGCCCTTTGCACACCTCAACCACCGGGAGAGTGTGAGCACCAGGGAGACCCCCATTTCCAATGGACGGAGGTCAAAGGTAGGTCCCCTCCCATCTGGTTGCTGAGTCAAGAGCCCTCGGAAAAGGGACAGGGAGCAAAAGGCTCTGTCCCGCCCTTCCCTAGCTGCATTGTGGGTAGTCTCTGTCAAGCCTCCCTTCTGGACAGGAGGAAGTATTTGAAGAAGGCTCCAATGGGGCCTGGAATATCCTAAAATCTCCTGGTTCTTTTCCAGTCTGAGGAAAGAAAGCCAGACCCATGGGGGATGAGAGTCAGTGTTCAGGGAGTGCTTACCTTCTCCTCCTCGCCCCTTTCAGGCCTCTTCACTGCGCCGACACCGTGCCCTTGCCAGGTAGGTGCACTGCCCTCCTGCACACTGCTTACGGCTGGTGCTATGCCAGGCTCCTCCTTGCAGGCAGGTGCCCTGACCAGTCTCTATCTGAGACAGCCCCTCCAGGCCCAGCCCAAGCCTCCACGGGTTTGCCAGGGCTCAGGTTTGTCTTCTCTGGGTACAGGACCCCCAGGTCCCAGGCTCTTTGAATGACTGCTGTGTGCTACCCTAGGGCAGAGGCAGCGGGTTGCTGtgtgttctctggcttctgtgcttATCTTCGCCCTAGCTGAGGTGGCCTTGGTTTAGGGGTTAGGGATGTGTCCTCTGCTTTTTACTGGGCTGCTGGCTCTTCCCCTAACCCCTTTTATGAACTCAGGGACCCCACCAGATACCAGTAATCCTACTGGCAAGTCCAGCATCCATAGCCTAGCCTCTGGCCAGGTGGGCCCCTGGAGTGATGTAGCTGTGGCTCTAATTGTAGGAGTGCCTCCCCCAAGGGGCGCTTGGATGACGACTGTGATGACGAGATGCTCTCAGCCATCGAAGGGCTCAGCTCCACCAGGTGAGGCCTGTGATCTctaccctcctctccctcccaaggCAGGGCTGGTCCCTCTGCTAGACATTGAGCCCTGGCTGTGGCCTGTAGCTCCTTCCCTTGCCCCAGGGTTGTTGCTAAGAGTGTAGCCCTCTCCTGCCCTGCGGACATTGTGCTGCTGTTTCCCCCA comes from Microtus ochrogaster isolate Prairie Vole_2 unplaced genomic scaffold, MicOch1.0 UNK15, whole genome shotgun sequence and encodes:
- the Adcy7 gene encoding adenylate cyclase type 7 isoform X2 is translated as MPAKGRYFLNEGDEGPNQAKLYEKYRLTSQHGPLLLLLLLVAVAVCVALISITFSHEDPPRHKALLGTAFFLLTLFVALYVLVYVECLVRRWLQALALFTWLCLMLLGSVLMWDSWKNEACAWEQVPFFLFIVFVVYALLPLSTRAAITVGMVSTISHLLVFGAVTGTSKTAMSGAQLGLQLLANAIILLGGNFTGAFHKHQLQDASRDLFIYTVKCIQIRRKLRVEKCQQENLLLSVLPAHISMGMKLAIIERLKEGGDRRHMPDNNFHSLYVKRHQNVSILYADIVGFTRLASDCSPKELVVVLNELFGKFDQIAKANECMRIKILGDCYYCVSGLPVSLPTHARNCVKMGLDICEAIKQVREATGVDISMRVGIHSGNVLCGVIGLRKWQYDVWSHDVSLANRMEAAGVPGRVHITEATLNHLDKAYEVEDGNGQQRDPYLKEMNIRTYLVIDPRSQQPPPPSHHLPKPKGDATLKMRASVRVTRYLESWGAARPFAHLNHRESVSTRETPISNGRRSKASSLRRHRALARSASPKGRLDDDCDDEMLSAIEGLSSTRPCCSKSDDFHTFGPIFLEKGFEREYRLVPIPRARYDFACATLVFVCILFIHLLVMPRMATLGVSFGLVACLLGLVLSLCFSTEFSRCLPARGTLQAISESVETQPLLRLSLVVLTVGSLLTVAIINMPLMLNPGPEQPGSNETSPLAARTRVGTPCELLPYYTCSCILGFISCSVFLRISLEVKAMLLTVALVAYLLLFNLSPCWHVPGNSTDTNSTHRTPPLLPAARSMHNHTFAPGAQVTAPFPSRCLERDLKTMINFYLVLFYATLILLSRQIDYYCRLDCLWKKKFKKEHEEFETMENVNRLLLENVLPAHVAAHFIGDKAAEDWYHQSYDCVCVMFASVPDFKVFYTECDVNKEGLECLRLLNEIIADFDELLLKPKFSGVEKIKTIGSTYMAAAGLSVPSGHENQDLERKHVHIGVLVEFSMALMSKLDGINRHSFNSFRLRVGINHGPVIAGVIGARKPQYDIWGNTVNVASRMESTGELGKIQVTEETCTILQGLGYSCECRGLINVKGKGELRTYFVCTDTAKFQGLGLN